Proteins from one Mercurialis annua linkage group LG7, ddMerAnnu1.2, whole genome shotgun sequence genomic window:
- the LOC126656840 gene encoding uncharacterized protein LOC126656840: MLRRRLICSLISSTSALQSTINPKPISQLLHSLTLQNPNEFSSIKAFGLMGTRSYSLLALNDLREKIPRKLKTRKGRGIGSGKGKTAGRGHKGQKARGTMKFGFEGGQTPMRRRMPKRGFKNPFSLTFQPVGLGKIAKLINEGKIDSHELITMKTLKDTGAIGKQIENGVRLMGRGAEQIKWPIHLEVSRVTVSAKQAVEAAGGTVRRVHYNELGLRALLKPEWFEKKGRLLPKAARPPPKLKDKVDSIGRLPAPTKPIPFYVEDKEAASAHT, translated from the exons ATGTTGAGAAGAAGATTAATTTGTTCACTTATTTCATCAACCTCAGCTCTCCAATCTACAATCAACCCAAAACCCATTTCACAGCTTCTTCACTCACTTACTCTGCAAAACCCTAATGAATTCAGCTCAattaaagcgtttggattgatgGGTACTCGGAGTTACAGCTTGTTGGCTTTAAATGATCTGCGAGAGAAAATACCCAGAAAGCTTAAGACAAGGAAAGGACGTGGGATTGGTTCTGGCAAAGGAAAAACTGCAGGGAGAGGTCATAAAGGGCAGAAAGCTAGAGGCACTATGAAGTTTGGATTTGAAGGTGGCCAGACTCCGATGCGACGTCGTATGCCGAAGAGAGGGTTTAAGAACCCTTTTAGCCTCACTTTTCAG CCAGTCGGGTTGGGGAAGATTGCTAAGCTCATAAATGAAGGGAAGATAGATTCGCACGAATTGATCACGATGAAAACTCTCAAG GATACTGGAGCCATAGGAAAACAGATAGAAAATGGAGTAAGATTGATGGGACGCGGTGCTGAACAAATTAAATGGCCTATTCATCTGGAG GTATCAAGAGTGACTGTAAGTGCGAAACAAGCAGTTGAAGCTGCCGGTGGGACTGTGAGACGAGTGCATTACAACGAGCTGGGTCTGCGGGCACTGCTGAAGCCGGAGTGGTTTGAAAAGAAGGGCAGATTATTGCCAAAAGCAGCCAGGCCTCCACCAAAGCTAAAAGATAAAGTTGATAGCATCGGCCGTTTGCCCGCTCCAACCAAACCCATTCCATTTTATGTTGAAGATAAAGAAGCAGCGTCTGCTCATACTTGA
- the LOC126656060 gene encoding uncharacterized protein LOC126656060, with product MGGSQAAGAGDTAGSQTLCSSLQTCIGRVALRRSILLQRYPLHLQQFGLLQPIPLAAMQDRRFHNIQYQGNYNFEELLTDYVQIWNNRATYVVQGYQHPPHYHSEYMEWFRSRSRRWITHEGAAAGQSRDIFEMITLQRDARASRIRTAARSS from the exons ATGGGGGGGTCCCAGGCAGCGGGAGCAGGGGACACGGCGGGTTCCCAAACACTCTGTTCGTCACTTCAGACTTGTATTGGACGGGTTGCATTACGACGAT CCATACTCTTACAACGTTATCCACTCCATCTTCAGCAGTTCGGCTTACTGCAGCCTATTCCCCTAGCTGCCATGCAGGATCGGCGCTTTCATAATATCCAGTATCAGGGGAACTACAACTTCGAGGAACTGCTCACTGATTATGTCCAGATTTGGAACAACAGAGCGACTTACGTTGTTCAGGGTTACCAGCATCCACCTCACTACCATTCAGAGTATATGGAGTGGTTCCGAAGCCGCAGCCGACGTTGGATTACCCATGAGGGTGCAGCGGCCGGACAGAGT CGCGATATTTTCGAGATGATCACCCTGCAGAGAGATGCGCGTGCGTCTAGGATTAGGACTGCTGCACGCAGTTCCTAA
- the LOC126656842 gene encoding uncharacterized protein LOC126656842: MGVCVAYCMFEYLRNIRAVQSLFSLKAQIIDKETMQQSVKAKKRVKKSFLNDDPKYIFFRYGVMALLRTVSTDGEVEITKIYFRLPRIVGGAICSYSLFSVENNEHLFGILNEAVRYLQLDILELYVEYEVAVRNKILLDQLVLGNSSRSERDSDKEEEEDFYDSNEEDVGKTWEKIHNISRNFLSIRDGLHNRDAVQTCATSYSVGVGREHKSHRTTNSTIVLVCRHNTIYKWWLRATLLQMTQTWTLTKYSGPYTCNQLSPDTNHRNFGSGPITNYIKGQVMLQRDIRIDTLRAGIWQTYGVRPPYKRTWNAKEKAITDVYGGWYDSFSMVHKFMNEMVHVNPGSFWHVEGAEVYADGILQPKVVTFIRMFWTFKPTIEGFRFCKPVLFVDGTHLYGKYKMTLLIASAIDGNSHIMPLAFALVESEILKRPKWAGVAHKFFIRHFCSNFQTKFRNKVLKKLAEKAGREYQKKKYTRYVDIIKIRSP; the protein is encoded by the exons ATGGGTGTTTGTGTGGCTTATTGCATGTTTGAGTATTTAAGGAACATTAGAGCGGTGCAGAGCTTATTTAGCCTAAAAGCGCAAATAATCGACAAAGAAACGATGCAGCAAAGTGTTAAAGCGAAGAAGCGAGTCAAGAAATCTTTTTT aaatgacgACCCCAAATATATCTTTTTTCGATATGGTGTGATGGCCTTATT AAGGACAGTTTCTACCGACGGGGAAgtagaaattacaaaaatttactTCCGGCTTCCAAGAATAGTTGGGGGTGCGATATGCTCGTACTCGTTATTTTCCGTGGAGAATAACGAGCATTTGTTTGGAATTTTGAACGAGGCTGTGAGGTATCTGCAACTGGATATTTTGGAATTGTACGTGGAATACGAGGTTGCGGTTCGTAACAAGATTTTATTGGACCAGTTGGTTTTAGGTAATTCCAGCAGGTCTGAGAGAGATAGCGataaagaggaagaagaggattTCTATGACAGCAACGAAGAGGATGTCGGGAAGACTTGGGAGAAGATTCACAATATTAGTCGCAACTTCCTGAGCAT AAGAGATGGTCTCCATAATCGTGATGCCGTCCAAACTTGTGCGACTTCTTATTCAGTCGGCGTGGGAAGGGAGCACAAGAGTCATCGGACTACCAACTCCACAATAGTGTTGGTTTGTAGGCACAACACTATCTACAAATGGTGGTTGCGCGCTACACTTCTACAAATGACTCAGACGTGGACGTTGACAAAATATAGTGGTCCGTACACGTGCAATCAACTGTCACCTGATACAAACCATCGAAATTTTGGGTCTGGTCCGATCACAAACTATATTAAGGGTCAAGTAATGCTTCAGCGTGATATACGGATCGATACCCTCCGAGCTGGAATTTGGCAAACATATGGAGTTAGGCCTCCGTATAAAAGAACTTGGAATGCAAAAGAAAAGGCAATAACTGATGTTTATGGGGGCTGGTATGATTCATTTTCTATGGTTCATAAGTTCATGAACGAGATGGTGCATGTCAACCCTGGTTCATTCTGGCATGTAGAAG GCGCTGAGGTGTACGCTGACGGGATCCTCCAGCCGAAAGTTGTAACGTTCATCAGAATGTTCTGGACTTTCAAACCGACAATTGAGGGATTTCGGTTCTGCAAGCCTGTTTTGTTCGTCGACGGTACTCATTTGTATGGCAAATACAAAATGACCTTGTTGATCGCGTCGGCAATCGATGGGAACAGTCACATAATGCCACTGGCATTTGCACTTGTTGAATCTGAAA TTTTGAAGCGTCCTAAATGGGCCGGTGTCGCTCACAAGTTCTTCATCAGACATTTCTGTAGTAATTTTCAGACCAAGTTTAGGAACAAGGTTTTGAAAAAGCTGGCGGAAAAAGCAG GCCGAGAATATCAGAAGAAGAAGTACACTCGCTACGTGGACATCATCAAGATTAGAAGCCCATAA